In a genomic window of Helianthus annuus cultivar XRQ/B chromosome 10, HanXRQr2.0-SUNRISE, whole genome shotgun sequence:
- the LOC110881870 gene encoding uncharacterized protein LOC110881870 codes for MPSPKTIKEMQRLAGRLAALNRFLSNHAAKSYPFISTLRNCVKKQEFKWTPEAEAAFQQMKKCLIKLPTLTAPYEKEPLILYLSSSDKAVGSVLMVERIGVQTPIYYVGRVLTDPETRYSTMEKLVLALLHASRRLRRYFTGHVITVLTNFHIGTILQKPGTSVRLAKWAIELGGHNILYRLRPAIKGQVLADFVTEVPVEKIKDCEIVETPAKDTSNELWLLYTDGASNEDGAGAGLRLVSPEKHEFTYAIKLDFKNTNNEAEYEAFLAGLRLAIKMGAQNLQARVDSLLIASQINGIYDAKGEVMALYLDQAKELLQRFNSYKVVHINRSENKPADALSKLASTSFQHLAKDVRIEVLKNPSVLLRQVNVIEVGWMTPIIQYLQEGILPESKAEARKIQNKALHYEMNGGILYRKSYLGPLLHCLDPQDANYLIKEIHEGICGIHAGPRMVVTKIMNASYYWPGMHVDALRELSKCDSCQRHSPKTLRPKNDRIPVSTTWPPSSGELIWWDLSLTLQEP; via the coding sequence ATGCCGTCACCAAAAACAATCAAGGAGATGCAACGATTAGCCGGCCGTTTAGCCGCGCTAAACCGTTTCCTATCAAATCACGCTGCAAAGTCATATCCTTTTATCAGCACCCTGCGCAACTGCGTAAAGAAACAAGAATTTAAGTGGACACCCGAGGCAGAAGCCGCATTCCAGCAGATGAAAAAATGTTTGATAAAGCTCCCTACCCTGACCGCGCCGTACGAGAAGGAACCACTCATACTGTACTTATCTtcctcggataaggcagtagggtcggTATTGATGGTAGAAAGAATTGGAGTTCAAACTCCAATTTATTATGTCGGTAGGGTGCTTACTGATCCAGAAACGAGATATTCAACaatggaaaagttggtactgGCGCTGCTTCATGCTTCTAGAAGGCTGCGCAGATACTTTACAGGGCACGTAATCACAGTACTTACCAACTTTCACATCGGCACAATATTGCAAAAACCAGGGACGTCTGTGCGGTTAGCAAAGTGGGCGATCGAGCTGGGGGGCCACAACATCTTGTACAGGCTGCGCCCAGCCATCAAGGGTCAAGTTTTAGCAGACTTCGTCACGGAAGTCCCAGTGGAAAAAATCAAAGATTGTGAGATTGTTGAGACTCCCGCAAAAGACACATCTAACGAGCTGTGGTTACTGTACACTGATGGGGCATCAAATGAGGACGGCGCAGGAGCAGGGTTGCGCCTAGTGAGCCCCGAGAAGCATGAATTTACATACGCCATCAAGTTGGATTTCAAGAACaccaacaatgaggcagaatatgaggcatTCCTGGCAGGCTTGCGCCTCGCCATAAAAATGGGAGCTCAAAATCTACAAGCGCGTGTTGATTCGCTACTGATCGCCAGTCAAATCAATGGAATTTATGATGCAAAGGGCGAGGTCATGGCCCTGTATTTGGATCAGGCGAAAGAGTTACTTCAACGCTTCAATTCATACAAGGTAGTTCACATCAATCGCTCTGAAAACAAACCAGCAGACGCCTTGAGCAAGCTCGCTTCAACTTCCTTTCAACATCTAGCCAAAGATGTAAGGATTGAAGTGCTCAAGAATCCATCAGTCCTGCTGCGCCAGGTAAATGTAATCGAAGTAGGTTGGATGACCCCTATAATTCAATATCTGCAAGAAGGAATACTCCCAGAGAGCAAAGCAGAGGCAAGGAAGATTCAGAACAAGGCCCTGCATTACGAAATGAATGGTGGTATTTTATACCGAAAGTCCTACTTGGGGCCCTTATTGCACTGTTTGGACCCCCAAGATGCAAATTACTTGATCAAAGAGATTCACGAAGGGATCTGTGGCATCCAtgcaggaccacgcatggttgTCACGAAGATTATGAATGCTAGTTATTACTGGCCTGGGATGCATGTCGATGCTTTAAGGGAGTTGAGCAAATGTGACTCATGTCAAAGACACTCCCCAAAGACCCTGCGCCCGAAGAATGATCGCATCCCTGTATCCACTACTTGGCCCCCCAGCAGTGGGGAATTGAtatggtgggacctttccctgacgctacAGGAGCCGTGA
- the LOC110881872 gene encoding glutathione S-transferase T3-like — MNLLNQPLSWDPNLYGWNPNQNTDGMGSSQAFGSAQAFGSPLHEPDVVPETQPEVAETQKGKGKRPHKKKAETATRVKKNVISWESDEEYALTRAWIDVSEDPVITNNQSKTVFWARIRDLFFDLMGKGDEYRPPDSISGKWTDINKKCTNFQTVYQRTFAGWKSGSKDEDITQAVLVEYTDANGHFPYLRCWQILRYSPKWANISTPSGRSGNKRPSKRSKTNESGEPETPTSDARNTEVNEDIPDDEPMEELSRPPGRSRRAKKPESSSMSMGKDMSNAFSEINKRLQDIHELGTKRMKENREVSEIMRDRQWAHDFEFYSKPHNHLTGKALKMALAQNERIEKKYNL, encoded by the exons ATGAATCTTTTGAACCAACCGCTATCATGGGACCCGAATCTCTACGGGTGGAACCCGAATCAAAACACCGATGGAATGGGGTCGTCTCAAGCGTTCGGGTCGGCTCAAGCTTTCGGCTCCCCACTACACGAACCCGATGTTGTTCCGGAAACACAACCCGAAGTAGCGGAGAcgcaaaaaggaaaaggaaaacggCCACATAAAAAGAAAGCGGAAACCGCCACCCGAGTGAAAAAAAATGTGATATCGTGGGAGTCCGATGAGGAGTATGCGTTAACCCGCGCTTGGATCGATGTGTCAGAGGACCCGGTTATaa caaacaatcaaagtaaaaCCGTTTTTTGGGCCCGAATACGAGATCTCTTTTTCGATCTCATGGGTAAAGGAGACGAATACCGCCCACCGGACTCTATATCGGGCAAGTGGACCGATATAAACAAAAAATGCACGAACTTTCAAACCGTGTACCAACGCACTTTTGCCGGATGGAAAAGTGGAAGCAAGGACGAAGACATTACGCAAGCGGTATTGGTCGAGTATACGGATGCTAATGGCCATTTCCCGTATCTAAGGTGTTGGCAAATCCTTCGCTATAGCCCCAAATGGGCCAACATCTCTACTCCGAGTGGTCGGTCGGGAAATAAACGGCCGTCAAAGAGGTCCAAAACAAACGAGTCGGGTGAACCCGAAACGCCAACCTCCGATGCTCGAAACACCGAGGTGAACGAGGATATTCCGGATGACGAGCCGATGGAAGAGCTATCAAGACCGCCCGGAAGAAGTAGGCGGGCGAAAAAGCCCGAGTCGTCGTCGATGTCTATGGGAAAGGATATGAGTAACGCATTTTCGGAAATAAACAAGCGACTTCAAGACATACACGAACTCGGTACTAAACGTATGAAGGAGAACCGCGAAGTTTCAGAGATTATGCGGGATAGACAATGGGCTCATGACTTTGAGTTCTACTCGAAACCGCACAACCACTTAACGGGAAAAGCTTTGAAAATGGCGTTGGCACAAAATGAGcggattgaaaaaaaatataatctttga